A stretch of the Alosa alosa isolate M-15738 ecotype Scorff River chromosome 16, AALO_Geno_1.1, whole genome shotgun sequence genome encodes the following:
- the LOC125309550 gene encoding vicilin-like seed storage protein At2g18540, producing MDQLSEHLRATLSPAGAEELQLFLADMTEEAQEKENILKATLEKLLQDLTEMEHARKAQVEEWQRERERMEAAGEASKRDLQEKHRDAYSRLQSDVDRRAEELEMERKKLVALEKDHKRAVFLLEMKEEEDYDKMMAKETERMIAESARWDRWTRERESCTLSTALTAAILKQRLLQELKSHADKWMVSGESTQGASGTERAPMVFETWMMRDQWRKLQDNRVCLNDGLQSFINRKQIEDVIVQDQTLKGEIDVEFDKKMERHMTEALKKQEKLRAAAMKKKVKLEEKTRKALEKVQKAELKEKQRKEAKERKEAEKLEKKRAREERAKSSQPTFCCWRK from the exons ATGGATCAACTTAGCGAGCATCTGAGAGCAACCCTGAGTCCCGCCGGGGCCGAGGAGCTGCAGCTGTTTCTCGCTGACATGACTGAGGAGGCACAGGAGAAAGAGAACATCCTGAAGGCCACTCTGGAGAAGCTTCTCCAGGATCTCACGGAGATGGAGCATGCCAGGAAGGCGCAGGTGGAGGAGTGGcaaagggaaagggagaggatgGAAGCGGCTGGAGAGGCTAGCAAACGCGATTTACAGGAGAAGCACCGCGACGCCTACTCACGCTTGCAGTCCGATGTGGACAGAAGGGCTGAGGAGcttgagatggagagaaagaaacttGTTGCTCTGGAGAAAGACCACAAGAGGGCAGTGTTCCTCCTGGagatgaaggaggaggaagactaCGACAAAATGATGGCCAAGGAGACAGAGCGCATGATTGCAGAGTCCGCGAGGTGGGACAGATGGaccagagaaagggagagctgCACCTTATCAACGGCTCTGACTGCTGCAATCCTGAAGCAAAGGTTGCTGCAGGAGCTGAAGAGCCATGCAGACAAATGGATG GTATCAGGTGAGTCAACTCAAGGAGCCAGTGGCACCGAGAGAGCACCTATGGTTTTTGAAACATGGATGATGAGGGACCAATGGAGGAAACTCCAAGACAACAGGGTGTGCCTCAATGATGGCCTCCAG AGTTTCATCAACCGCAAGCAAATTGAAGACGTCATTGTTCAAGATCAGACGCTCAAGGGAGAGATCGATGTGGAGTTTGATAAAAAGATGGAGCGTCACATGACTGAGGCCCTTAAAAAGCAGGAGAAGCTTAGAGCTGCTGCAATGAAAAAGaaggtgaagttagaggaaaAGACAAGGAAAGCACTGGAGAAAGTCCAGAAGGCTGAGCTGAAGgagaagcagagaaaggaagccaaggagagaaaggaggccGAGAAGCTGGAGaagaagagagcaagagaagagaGGGCCAAGTCCAGCCAGCCCACATTCTGTTGTTGGAGGAAATAA